A single genomic interval of Gossypium raimondii isolate GPD5lz chromosome 11, ASM2569854v1, whole genome shotgun sequence harbors:
- the LOC128034801 gene encoding uncharacterized mitochondrial protein AtMg00820-like, whose amino-acid sequence MDIDDVPVRGTRSLDEIYESAQIAIAEPNSFEEAEADEGWRQAMVNEINMIQKNQTWQLVEKPANRKTIGVKWVYRVKHNADGSLNKLKARLVVKGFSQRYGLDYIETFAPVARLDTIRLLVALAAQNQ is encoded by the coding sequence ATGGACATTGATGATGTGCCTGTGAGAGGCACAAGGTCCCTAGATGAAATCTATGAAAGTGCACAGATTGCTATAGCAGAACCTAACAGTTTTGAAGAAGCTGAGGCAGATGAGGGCTGGAGGCAGGCCATGGTTAATGAAATCAACATGATTCAGAAGAACCAAACATGGCAGTTGGTTGAAAAACCAGCTAACAGAAAGACCATTGGTGTAAAATGGGTCTACCGAGTAAAGCATAATGCAGATGGAAGCTTAAACAAGCTGAAAGCCAGACTAGTTGTAAAGGGCTTCAGTCAACGATATGGTCTAGACTACATAGAAACATTTGCTCCAGTAGCCAGACTTGATACAATCAGATTGCTAGTTGCTCTAGCTGCTCAAAACCAGTAG